A region of Subdoligranulum variabile DNA encodes the following proteins:
- a CDS encoding SDR family NAD(P)-dependent oxidoreductase encodes MKATFESVQGKVAVVTGASRGIGEAIARAFAANGMKVVLAARSEEQGQKVAGEIVAQGGDAVFVRTDCSDPAQIKALVEKAVETYGRLDGFVSNAGIGMGGNPLHEYEMEEYERIFALNSEGVFAGMKYAAEAIFRSKSKGGFLINVASVAGIVPQRGQALYTATKFGVVGMTRAAALDYAAYGITVNAICPGYTKISIFGDIPEAAMAMFAKDCPAGRMGDPMECAWLALFLASDMARYITGAVIPVDGALSAGHQNVTTWKNPGLYAGTAEN; translated from the coding sequence ATGAAAGCTACTTTTGAAAGCGTACAGGGCAAAGTTGCCGTTGTGACCGGCGCAAGCAGAGGCATTGGGGAAGCAATTGCACGCGCTTTTGCCGCCAACGGTATGAAGGTTGTGCTGGCCGCACGCAGTGAGGAACAGGGCCAGAAGGTGGCAGGTGAGATCGTTGCGCAAGGCGGCGATGCCGTCTTTGTCCGTACGGATTGCAGCGATCCCGCACAGATCAAGGCTCTGGTAGAGAAAGCGGTGGAAACCTATGGTCGGCTGGACGGTTTCGTATCCAATGCCGGAATCGGCATGGGTGGCAATCCTTTGCATGAATATGAGATGGAAGAGTATGAGCGGATTTTTGCGCTCAACAGCGAAGGCGTATTTGCCGGCATGAAGTACGCAGCGGAGGCAATCTTCCGCAGCAAATCCAAAGGCGGTTTCCTGATCAACGTTGCGTCGGTGGCTGGCATTGTTCCGCAGCGGGGACAGGCATTGTATACCGCAACGAAATTCGGTGTAGTCGGTATGACCCGTGCCGCGGCTCTGGATTACGCCGCCTATGGAATCACGGTGAATGCAATCTGCCCCGGATACACAAAGATCAGCATCTTCGGCGATATTCCCGAAGCTGCGATGGCCATGTTTGCAAAAGACTGCCCGGCAGGCAGAATGGGAGATCCTATGGAGTGCGCCTGGTTGGCTTTGTTCCTGGCAAGCGATATGGCCCGGTATATCACCGGTGCGGTCATTCCGGTGGACGGAGCGCTGAGCGCGGGACATCAGAATGTGACCACCTGGAAAAATCCCGGACTTTACGCGGGCACAGCAGAGAATTGA